The sequence CTTGTCCCACATGCACTCGGACCACACCGTGGGTCTGACTAGCACCTGGGCCCGGCCCCTCTACTGCTCCCCAATCACCGCTTACCTCTTGCATCGTCACCTACAGGTATGGGGGACTACAGTCGGCCTCCGAGAACTAGTCCAGGCATGTGAGTGGGGACTTCCAATCTGTCACAGCCGTGCAGTCATAGAGTAGGGGCCACGAGGACTGATTTTTACAGTGCGGGAGTTGTTTGAAACCAGAAATAGATCTTTAGCCCAGAATAGGAGTGTGACTTCCATCTGGCGGACTTGGGATGTTTCAGCAATAAGTTGGGGAGATCTTTTAGTCCAGCCAAGAACTATTCCTGCCTTTTCACCTAAGGTAGGCCAATGTTTCCCAAACTTGCCTCATCATAAGAATCCACCTAGTGTGCTGGGTAAATATACAGATTCTCCAGcgcttcccctcttcccccatatGATTCGGTAGCTATAGCTGGTGCAGGTCCTGGAAATCTAGTTGGAATTTTTTTAACAGGTGCTACCAAGGGATTATGATGATCAGGGAAGTTGGAGAATCGCTGACTAGCCTGTTTTCTGGATCTTAATTTAAAATTGTTCAAAGGGTGGGgtggagagtgggaggaggaaggggggatTGTTTGGGAATTCCCATTACAGCTTCTGCTCCAGGGCAACTCAGGATTTGGTCAGCTTTCCCTGACTCAGGAAAGGGATAGTTCCTGATCCAGGGAGGTATCAGGGATGGGAGTCTGTTCACCAGGTTAACTGTTTCCTCAGGTATCCAAGCATTGGATCCGAGCCCTGGAGGTTGGTGAGAGCCATGTCCTGCCTCTAGATGAAATTGGGCGAGAGACCATGACCGTAACCCTCATCGATGCCAATCACTGCCCTGGCTCTGTCATGTTTCTCTTTGAAGGCTACTTTGGAACCATCCTCTACACAGGTGGGCCTTCCGAAGTGTCCCTCTCACCCTCCCAGCCTAGACACTACTTTTCTTGAGCAGCCTTAACTCATAATAGAAGTCTAAGTTATTCCATATGAGCACAGTGACCCTTTCTCAACTGATTTCTCTTTAAGAGTCCAAACCTTGTAAAGAGTAATCCAAAAACAGGAACAGGATGGAGACATTTCCACACAGaatattagttcagggccagaCTCCATGATAGTTTTTCCACAGGCCAGTAAGCAAAGCCCCTCTGTTGTTGGAGGTGGGAGAGGCTTGTCTTCTATTCTTTTGTCTCTGACTCTGTACCTCCCTATATTCTTCTTCCAGGTGATTTTCGGTATACACCGTCCATGCTAAAGGAGCCAGCCCTGAGACTGGGTAAACAGATCCATACCTTATACCTAGACAACACCAATTGCAACCCAGCCCTGGTTCTTCCCTCCCAACAAGAAGCTGCCCGCCAGATTGTCAAGCTCATTCGAAAGCACCCACAACATAACATAAAGATTGGTGAgtggtttcctttcctttttctctcaccGATAGCTAATGAATCTAGGTTCTTTGGGTGTTTCTCACATCTTTCAAGTCTTTGTGCAGATCTCCCCTTCTCCATGAAACCTACCCCGACCACCTTATTTAAAATCACTCTCTTCCCACCATCCCTACTCCCACATTCCCAACTCCTGATACCTATACCAAttcaactttttcattttttcatggTACTCATCACCTTCCAACACACTCTATACatgttttaatatgctgttgCTTATTGCTTATTATCCATCCCCCACTTccactgccacacacacacacagaaacataaaCTCCTCGAAAGCATGGATAGAAGTGAGAAGAAGTCTTGCGTGTTTGTGGCACAGAGAAGCAGCAGCCACTATGGCAGGAGCACAGTGGGTGAGGAGGCTGGAAAGGCAGGAGGGGCTGAGGTACTCGTAAGCCATTTGAACTTGATCCTAAATGCAACCATAGCTCTTAGGATAAAGAGCTATTGAAGAGTTTTAAGTAGGAGAGGGACAGTATTGCACTCGTCATCTTACAGTGTATTCtataatttatctatttgtcGTATTTAGTTTTTATGTCTCCCctgctagaatgtaaactccacaaTGGCATGGCTCTTTGTTTTACTTATGGATATATCCCAGATGCCTAGATTATTGCCTGatgaggcattcaataaatatttgttatatgaGTGAATGAAATTTATCAGTATATAGATATTCAAGTGAGTGTTGTGCTTAAAATTAGATACATTGAAAAACTAACTATATGCTTGTTCTAGTGATTCCACAATAGTACAAAACATTTTGGAGTCTCTTCTTTTGGAACTGCCTTTTGAGATAGTTTATGAAAAccaatttttgtttttgaaaatgtaATAGATTTAGTTCTAAATGACTTTTTGATTGTTTCCAAAATTATAAtaaatccacaaaaggaaaaagatttgCTACCATGacgaatattttaaaaaagatatgccCCAATTCTGAAAGGAGTTTCAAAGTAGGGTTAAACAAAAGCATTGAAAAAAATTGTATACTTTCTAGCGTGACTACCAAATTGATTGAGAAATATCCCCTACTCAGGATTGCTTGGCTGCTTATGAAGAAATACCAGTCCTAACTATTCTTGGAGTTTTCAGTGCAGAGTTTTCCCAGACAAGCACAGCTGGCTAGTTGTTGAAGGGCTTAATTTTGCAAATATATAATAAGCttctactgtgtgccaagtatTCTGATAGGCAGtgggaatagaaagatgaataaaatatgaggGCTTACAGACTAGTAGTAAAGGACCtagaagaagtaaaaaaaaaagtgggggaagTGGAGGGGGGAatagggaaagagaaaagaaaatcagctACATTTGTGCCCAAAGAGTGAGGTTTTAAACCATGATAAGGAGTAAGGTGGATATGAAAAAACGGTAAGTTCTTTAAAGGACTTCACTATCTGGTTGTGGACTTGAAATGCACCTTCAGAAAAGGCCCGAGAACAACTATTAAACAACATCTCCCATATCTGTTACCATAACCATTACTCAAATTTAGGCCCCCATTTCTTTCTGTATAAGTACTGTTTGGGCCGTTTAACTGGTGCATCTACTTTCAGCGTCTTCTCCTCCAGGCCGTTGAATGACACTGctgccacatttttttttcctaaagcccTGCTCTGATCATATTAATCCTATGATTAGAATTAGCCATGTTCCTGCTGCACACTCTTCAGTGGCTCCCCTTCACTTACAGAATTAAGTCCAGGCTCCGCAGCAGTACATACAAGGCCCTCTAGTCGGTGGCCCTTGCTTACCTCTCTAGTGTCATTTATGTCCAGTTTCTCCTTTGTACTTTAGTAATGCCAAACTGACCCCTCTTAAGATGCTCTCTACCATCCCCTTCTCTTGCTACGTTAACTCGGAGTTATCCTTTAAGACTTACCTTAGTTGTCATTTTCAGGAAACTTTCCCTAACTCCATCAACTGGTGGATACTTTTCTGTGCCCTCATAATACTGTGTGCTTGTCTCTAACATGGCCCTTAACCACCTTGTTTCTGGGTCCCCATGCAGATTACACTCCTTGAGGACTGagactttctgtttgttttcacaGGGCCTAACACTTGGTAGATGCTTTCCTTTGTtgaactgaatgaatgagtggattcTGCGTTAACCCGTCCGCACTCCATTCTCCATAcatctcagctcaaatgccacctcctccctgaTATAATTCCTGATTGCCCCATTagttttgtgtatttttgttAAACATTTGGTTGATTTATTAGGATTCCCCAAtagcttccttcttttccttctctcactTTCCCCAATCCCTTTAACGTGATTCAGGACTCTACAGCCTGGGAAAAGAGTCACTGCTGGAACAGCTGGCCCTGGAGTTTCAGACCTGGGTGGTATTGAGTCCTCGGCGCCTGGAGTTGGTGCAGCTGCTGGGCCTGGCAGATGTGTTCACAGTGGAGGAGAAGGCTGGCCGCATCCATGCTGTGGACCACATGGAGATCTGCCATTCTGCCATGCTGCACTGGAACCAGACCCATCCTACCATCGCCATCCTTCCCACAAGCCGGAAAATCCACAGCTCCCACCCTGATATCCACATCATCCCCTACTCTGACCATTCCTCCTACTCTGAGCTCCGTGCCTTTGTCGCAGCACTAAAGCCTTGCCAGGTGGTGCCCATTGTCAGTCGACAGCCCTATAAGGGCTACTTTCAGGATACCCTGAGCCCCAGGCTCTCTGTGCCCCTGATTCCAGACTCTGTGCAGCAATACATGAGTTCCTCCTCTAGAAAACCAAGCTTTCTCTGGCTGTTGTTAGAAAAGAGGCTAAAGAGGCCGAGAACCCAGGGTGTCGTGTTTGAATCCCTTGAGGAAAATGCTGATCAATCTCAAACTGACAGGGACTCAAAGAAGGCCAAGAAGGAGAACCTTTCCGGAGACCTTGAGAAGCAACCCTCCCTCCATCCTTTGCAGATCAAGAAGCAGCTGTTCCCAGACCTCTGCAGCAAAGCACGGGGTGGGGCCGTCTCCCTCTCTGAGTCCCAGAAGATGGTGACTGTACCGACTGCCCCCTTGGGTTTTTCAGTGCACTTAAGGTCTACTGATGAGGAATTTCTCTCTCCAGAAACTGGGGAGGAAATTGTTGTAGGGCCCCACTTGGTACCCAGGGGAGACAAGGATGGCTCAGCAGCCACAGGGAAGCAGAGCGCGTGGATGGGCCAGGATTCTCCCCTGTCTAACAGCAGCCAGGCTGCCCCTCTTCTGGCTCCTGAGTTCAGGGGCCTGGCACTAAAATACCTTCTGACTCCAATGAACTTGTTCCAGGCAAGGTTCTCTTCCAGGGGCTTTGACCAGCAAGTGGAAAAATACCATAAACCCTTGCTAAAGGACAGAGAGGAGAGTACAGAATGACAACCTTGCTTGATCCAACACTGCAGTTTTGAAGATACTGGCTAGTGGGGAGAGTTTGTTTTGGGCCTTACTTTTCTGTCTTCACAGGATCCTTACAGGCTCAACCTAGAAGCGACACTTCTCAACGTGTGTTCATTGGAATCCCAGTGCCTATGGAATCCTTAGTTTTATAGTTGACTGTGTTTAAGAAACACTTTTCATTATAACCCCTTCACAATAGACGTGAGCATATTAAAGGTTCTCAGAAGCCCTGCAGTAACTTAAtctgtttaactttgtttaaccCAGTATTTCCCTAACTTTTTTGAACATAGAATCCTCTTATGTAgctgcagaaagagagaaagagtctGAATCAAAAAGGACCAAGTTATTCCCATTGTTACTTTGAGTCTCATGTGCCATTCTCCCTGtccccttttccctcttcctAGGTAAAAGTCGCTGGGTCTGTTTTTTAAGTTAGGAACTGTGGTGCTGGAGGAAAGTGGTGATCCAGGCAGCACGTTCCAATCCTGAATGTCACTGACTTGCTGTGACCTCATTCAAGTGACTTCCTGTCTCTACCTCTGGGAGGGAACAGGAAGTGATGAAGAGCCTTGGAACAGAGGAGAAAAATTCCACATCTGCCTCCATGAGAGTTGCAGTTAGTGTCACTGGGGACCTATCTGGAACAGAGCCAGCTGGGGGATTGGGCACCCCTCACCAGGGCAGTACCTGGAACCCAGGTGAACATTAGGCTTAGGGTATGACAGGCTTCCCAGCTGCCTGGTGGCCCTGACTGTTTGGCTGAAATAAAGTTACAAAAGATCAAATGTGCTGCCAGATATTCCTGATTGTTCACATAGCTGGGATATTTGctgctcccccctcccccccgtgTTGGATTGAGTAGGGAGCCAGAGCATACAGCCTGTTTGTTTTAGTATCCAGGGCAGAGACCAAAGAGCCAGCTGGttaaggggtgggggtggtgttCAGTTCTGCCCTGTCCTTCTGCTCACAGCCTGACAAAATGCCAAACCAATAAGCAGGACAGCAGATAccacaggctcagagagagggcACAGGCACGTGGAGCTGGGCGCATGGATTAAAAACTGCTTCAGAATGGAGCCTCGAGCCTTTGCAATGAAGCCTCTGTTTCTTGTTCAGGAAAAAAAGTTTTCTACTTTTGGAGGAAGATAGGAAGAGTTTAGAAAGCAAAATAAGGCTGTGTTCTTGGGCAACCATACACAGCTCTGTTTTGTCAATGGCCTTCACTGTAAGCCTCCCATGAGCCCACTAGGAGCTGCAGCAGGTGAGGCATGTGGGGCAGCAGGGAACATGGCCATTGTCCTGGGCCCAAGTCCAGGGCACCCTGGGCAAACAGAGATAGCATGCTTAACTAGCAGAGCCTcagttccttgtctgtaaaacagGGACTGAGATCCTACCTCTCCTGACTGTCGTGGAGGTTAGATAATGGGTCAAGTTCCTAGCTCAGTGCTTAACACATGATGGGTAATTCAAATATTGGTTCTCTTAGCCTCTGgttctttaaaaacaattattctttatataaaataagaaactggaaattatataaaaatataaagaagacaaaatcaaTTATAATTCCTCCATGTAGATCaattgttttcttctagtttttttctgtgcatgtaaatattaaatatgtaaattttttcaaaattggggtgatactgtatataattttatattctgcATTTTACTTTCTTAACCGTATCTTAATCATTTCTTTGTAtcattaaataatatttgaatgTCATTTTTAATAGTTGTATAATACCCTAAAATAGTATACCTTAATTAAAACATTTCTATATTATTCAACATTTTGTGTGCCCTTTTTTTTTCACAATTCTACATATTACAATGAACATCCTTATGCATACATCATGgcattttgtttatttccttaGAGTAAATTACTGGAAGTGGGATTACAGTTTTAAGTTCTTGATGCAAATTGTGCAAATTGCCCTTCAGAAAGGTTTCCTTACCAACCTTTCTGAAGAAGAGGCTAGCATTCAAATACCTTGAAAACTCATTAAGTTCAAAGGATGTCATTAGAATGGTACATGTAAACACATGGAAAATCATCTTGtgtgttaatatttattaagctgtGTGGGCAAGGCttagcctgacttcctgtagGAACCTCTAGCTGCCTCACTTCTGTACTACCCAAGGTGTCTGGGAGAGATAAGGTAGTCTTCAGTACAAGGGCCTCCAGATTGGCGTTATCTTCTAGCAGCAAGGGAACCTGTCCTTTCTTGGCACATGCTGTGTCACACGTATTCCTTGAAGTAGGATCTATGTGAATTTAGATGGGGCAGCAGAAGCAAAGGGCTCTGTGGAATTGAGTTGTTGGTGGCATGTTTTGTgttttaataatagaaaaattctGTACTATTCTCCTAAA comes from Diceros bicornis minor isolate mBicDic1 chromosome 4, mDicBic1.mat.cur, whole genome shotgun sequence and encodes:
- the DCLRE1B gene encoding 5' exonuclease Apollo isoform X1 — encoded protein: MNGVLIPHTPIAVDFWSLRRAGSARLFFLSHMHSDHTVGLTSTWARPLYCSPITAYLLHRHLQVSKHWIRALEVGESHVLPLDEIGRETMTVTLIDANHCPGSVMFLFEGYFGTILYTGDFRYTPSMLKEPALRLGKQIHTLYLDNTNCNPALVLPSQQEAARQIVKLIRKHPQHNIKIGLYSLGKESLLEQLALEFQTWVVLSPRRLELVQLLGLADVFTVEEKAGRIHAVDHMEICHSAMLHWNQTHPTIAILPTSRKIHSSHPDIHIIPYSDHSSYSELRAFVAALKPCQVVPIVSRQPYKGYFQDTLSPRLSVPLIPDSVQQYMSSSSRKPSFLWLLLEKRLKRPRTQGVVFESLEENADQSQTDRDSKKAKKENLSGDLEKQPSLHPLQIKKQLFPDLCSKARGGAVSLSESQKMVTVPTAPLGFSVHLRSTDEEFLSPETGEEIVVGPHLVPRGDKDGSAATGKQSAWMGQDSPLSNSSQAAPLLAPEFRGLALKYLLTPMNLFQARFSSRGFDQQVEKYHKPLLKDREESTE
- the DCLRE1B gene encoding 5' exonuclease Apollo isoform X2, producing the protein MTVTLIDANHCPGSVMFLFEGYFGTILYTGDFRYTPSMLKEPALRLGKQIHTLYLDNTNCNPALVLPSQQEAARQIVKLIRKHPQHNIKIGLYSLGKESLLEQLALEFQTWVVLSPRRLELVQLLGLADVFTVEEKAGRIHAVDHMEICHSAMLHWNQTHPTIAILPTSRKIHSSHPDIHIIPYSDHSSYSELRAFVAALKPCQVVPIVSRQPYKGYFQDTLSPRLSVPLIPDSVQQYMSSSSRKPSFLWLLLEKRLKRPRTQGVVFESLEENADQSQTDRDSKKAKKENLSGDLEKQPSLHPLQIKKQLFPDLCSKARGGAVSLSESQKMVTVPTAPLGFSVHLRSTDEEFLSPETGEEIVVGPHLVPRGDKDGSAATGKQSAWMGQDSPLSNSSQAAPLLAPEFRGLALKYLLTPMNLFQARFSSRGFDQQVEKYHKPLLKDREESTE